A portion of the Carassius carassius chromosome 42, fCarCar2.1, whole genome shotgun sequence genome contains these proteins:
- the LOC132124211 gene encoding calponin-3-like — MTQFNKGPAYGLSAEVKNKIAQKYDQQKEEELRFWIEEVTGMPIGDSFQKGLKDGVILCELINKLQPGSIKKINHSQLNWHKLENLGNFIKAILAYGLKPNDIFEANDLFENGNMTQVQTTLLALASMAKTKGMETNIDIGVKYADKQQRHFDEEKMKAGQCVIGLQMGTNKCASQAGMTAYGTRRHLYDPKTQTEKPYDQTTISLQMGTNKGASQAGMSAPGTRRDIYDQKAALEPLDNSTISLQMGTNKVASQKGMSVYGLGRQVYDPKYCATPMEPIIHANGSQGTGTNGSEISDSDYQAEYQEEEYQGEYHDEYRGHYNDQGIDY; from the exons ATGACCCAGTTTAACAAGGGACCAGCCTACGGATTATCTGCGGAGGTTAAAAACAAG ATCGCACAGAAATATGACCAACAGAAGGAGGAGGAGCTTCGTTTCTGGATCGAGGAGGTGACTGGCATGCCGATCGGAGACAGCTTTCAGAAAGGGCTCAAGGATGGCGTCATACTGTGCGA aTTGATAAACAAGCTTCAACCTGgatcaataaagaaaataaaccatTCACAGTTAAACTGGCATAAG CTAGAGAACCTTGGGAATTTCATCAAAGCCATTCTAGCCTACGGGCTGAAGCCCAATGACATCTTTGAAGCCAATGATCTTTTCGAAAACGGGAACATGACGCAAGTCCAGACTACACTTCTCGCTTTGGCCAGTATG GCAAAGACAAAAGGCATGGAAACAAACATTGACATTGGTGTGAAATATGCAGATAAGCAGCAGAGACATTTTGATGAAGAGAAGATGAAGGCTGGCCAGTGTGTCATTGGACTTCAG ATGGGGACCAACAAATGTGCAAGCCAGGCTGGGATGACTGCCTATGGGACCAGGAGACACCTTTACGACCCTAAGACGCAGACAGAGAAACCCTATGACCAGACCACCATTAGCCTGCAAATGGGCACCAACAAAGGAGCCAGCCAG GCTGGCATGTCTGCCCCAGGCACCAGGAGGGACATCTATGACCAGAAGGCAGCTCTGGAACCATTGGACAACTCCACCATTTCATTGCAAATGGGAACCAATAAGGTGGCCTCGCAGAAGGGCATGAGTGTGTACGGCTTGGGACGGCAAGTGTACGACCCTAAGTATTGCGCCACCCCAATGGAGCCCATAATCCACGCCAACGGCAGCCAAGGCACGGGGACCAATGGCTCAGAAATCAGTGATAGTGACTATCAGGCAGAATATCAAGAGGAAGAGTACCAGGGCGAATACCACGATGAGTACAGAGGGCACTACAACGACCAGGGCATCGACTACTAG